In Halogranum gelatinilyticum, the DNA window TCGAGATGTTCGGTCAGATAGGCTTCCAGAAGGCGGTGGTGTCGCAGGACTTCGAGCGCGACCGTCTCGCCCTCGCGAGTCAGCTCGACGCCCTTGTACTTCTCGCGGTCGACCAGGCCGCGCTCTTCGAGCTTGCCGAGCATACTCGTGACCGTCGGCGGCGTCTTGTCGAGATAGTCGGCGATGTCGGAGGTCGACACCGGCGGGCCGTGTTTGCTCTGGAGGGTGTAGATCGCCTTCAGGTAGTCCTCCATCACGTCGCTCAACATAGCCTGGATTAGACGTGTCGAACTCAAATAGTTGGTGGGTCGAAGACGGACTAGATGCCCTTACCCATCAGGTGACTGCGCAGCAGGTCGGCGGTCTTGCCACCGGCTTCGGTGTTGAGCAGGACGACCGTCGCATCGTCACCGAACTCGTCGGCGAGGTCCCACGCGCCCGCGGCGGCGACGCCGGGGTTGACGCCCATCTCGATGCCCTCGTAGCGGGCGGCCGAGTAGGCACTCTGCAGTGCGTCGTCGTCGGCGACGGCGACGGCCGCGCCGTCGGTCGCCTCCAATGCTCGAAGGGCCAACTCGCCGCCTGCGGGGTCGGTGATCTCCAGTTCGCCACAGACCGTGTCGGGGTTCGTCCACGGCTCGGGCGCGTCCAGCCCGCGCTCGAACGCGGTGGCGATGGGGGCACAGCCCTCGGGCTGGGCGGCGAACAGTCGCGGGACGTCGTCGACGAGACCGAGCGTCCGGAGTTCGCGGAAGCCCTTCTCGACGCCGACGAGGAACTCGCCCGTGCCCGTCGGGACGACGACGGCGTCGGGGACATCCCACTCCAGGCCCGCCGCGAGTTCGTAGGCAATCGTCTTCGCCCCCTCGTGACGGTAGGGCGTCGTGAACTCCTGGAGGTCGAGCCAGCCGTCGAGCACCTGTTCGGCCTTCGCCTCGACCGCGTCGGGGAACCGACCGCCGACGACGCGCATGTCGCCGCCGTGGACGTTCGTCATCGCCTTGTTCTGGAACGTCGAGCGCGACGGGACGAACGAGTGGTGCCGGACGTTCGCCCGACCGGCGTAGGCGGCGAGCGACTGCGCGCCGTGGCCCGGCGCGGCGATGGTCGCGTCCTCCGCGTCCTGCTGCTTCGCCGCGGTCATCGCGACGGAGAAGCCGCGGTCCAGCGTCGTCCCCGTCGGGTTGCGGCCGTCGTCCTTGATGACCACGCGGCCGACGTCGAGTTCCGAGGCCAGTCGCGGGGCCTCGACGAGCGGGGTCGCCCCCTCGGCGGTCGTAATCGCCGCGTCGGCGGGGAACGGCAGCAGCGCGTCGAAATGCCACAGCCCCTCGTGCGGGCGACCTTCCAGGTCCGCGCGCTCGATGTCGACGGCGTCGTAGTCGTAAGCCGGGTCCAGCGGCGCGCCGCAGTCGGGACAGCGGCCGTGCGTGTCGACGCCGAAGACTTCCTCACAACTGGTGCATTCGAGACCGACGAACGCCTCCGTCGTGTTCATATCTGAGCCTTCGGCGCGATGGACTAATCGCTTCGCTTTACGCGCCGTGGGTGGGGGTGTGATGTGGGTCCAGACTTAGTTACGGTTACACAGTCCGGGACTTCCGAGTTCGTGGCTCTCCAGGGATCTCGAGAGTAGAACAGACTACGCAACAAAGCCCTCGTGCTCTCGGGGTTCCCGCGTCTCGGCGCGCTCCTCGCTCGTTTCACTCGCTCCGGTGCTTCCGTCGCCGGGGGACCGCCGAGAGCACTCGCCCTTTGAGCCCGCCAGGCCCGCACTGCGCCGACCTTCCCCCATGAGACCGCGCCGTCGCGCAGTCAGTGCCCGTGGACTGACCAGCCGGTACGGCGCGTGGCTTCGCGCCGTTTCATCGTTTCCGCGAGGGGAACGAGCGGAAGCCAGCAAGAGCGAAGCTCTTGCGTCGCCGCGAGCCACTCACGCGAGGGATGAGGAGCGCAGGCGAAGCCGAGCACCGCAATCGGTTGGGGAGGGCGTGGGCTTTCGGGGATATCTCGTCTCCCTTCAATCAGGTGTGGGTGAAGCGTGCGACTACTCCGGACGGAGTTATTATTCATCGAAATGCCGTTTCCAGCCGAGTTTAGTACCACGCGTCCCAACCCCTGAGTATGCAGGACGAATCCGTCGTCGTGGCCGGTGCGGGGCTGGCAGGACTGGTCGCCGCCCGCCGCCTCGCCGCGGCCGACGTCGACGTCACCGTCTACGAACGTCGCGACGAGGTCGGCGGTCGCGTGCGAACCGAACGCCGCGGCGGCTACCGCCTCGACCGGGGCTTCCAAGTGCTGTTCACCGCCTACCCGATGGTCCGCGCCGAGTTGGACCTCGACGCGCTCGACCTCCGGCGGTTCAAGCCCGGCGCGAACATCGCCCGCCCGGACAACGTCTCCGCGCTCTCGGACCCGCTGCGCGACCCCACCGCCCTCGTCCCGTCGCTCCGGAATCCGGAGATAACGACGACCGACAAGATGCGCACCCTCGCGCTCCGCCAGCACGTCACCGCGATGGAGGAAGACGAGTTCTTCACCGGCCGCGACATGAGTATCCGCCAGTATCTCCGCGAGTGGGGCTTCTCTCGCCAATACGTCGAGAACTTCGTCGCGCCCTTCTACGGCGGCATTACGCTGGACCGCTCGCTGGGGACGTCGAAACACGTCTTCGAGTACACCTTCCGCGCGCTCTCGGAGGGCGGTATCGCCCTCCCCGCCGACGGGATGCAGGCCGTCCCCGAGCAGTTGGCCGCGAACGCCCGCGACGCAGGAGCCGAAATCCGCCTCGGCGAACCCGTCGAGTCCATCGACGACTCGGGCGAGGGCGTGACCGTCACGACGAGCGAGGGGACGGTCGAAGCGGGCGCGGCAATCGTCGCGACCGACCCGAAGCAGGCCCACGAACTGACCGGTGTCGACGCCATTCCGACCGAAGCCCGAAGCTGTGTCACTCAGCACTACAGCCTGCCCGCCCGCGAGGCACCCGACACGGGCAAGCGACTGCTGCTCAACGCGGGCGAGGCGTCACCGAACACCGTCGTCAACATGACTGCCGTCGCGCCGGAGTACGCGCCGGGTGACAAGGAACTCTTGAACGCGACGTTCCTCGGCGAGGACGCTCAGAACCGCTCGGCCGAGGAACTCGAAGCGGAGACGCGCCGCGTGCTCGAAGCCTGGTATCCCAACGAGGACTACAGCGACCTCGAACGCGTCGAGACCCACCGTATCCCGTTCGCGCAGTTCGACCAGCCGCCGGGCGTCCACGAGACGCTGCCCGACACACGTAACGCGGGAGGGCGAACCTACCTCGCGGGCGACTACACCCGGTGGTCCTCGATTCAGGGCGCGATGCGCAGCGGCCGCGACGCCGCCGAAGCGGTCGTCTCGGACCTGTTCTGATCTCTACTCTCGCAGGAACGCCTCGTCGCCGTGTTGTTCCCGCAGGCGACGGAGTTCGTCGCGCTGTGCTTCGAGATGGTCCGGCAGCTCCGCGTAGGTGTGCTCGAACATATCGTCGGGGTCCGGCTCCAACTCCTCGATGGTCGCAACGACGTCGGCGACGTGGTCTTTGACCTCCGCCTCGATCTCCTCAACTCGCTCGTCGTCGAGCCTTCCGGTCTCCCGCAGGAAGGTTTCGAGCCGGTCGATTGGGTCCCACCGCTTCCACTCCGCAACCTCGTCGTCCTCGCGGTAGGCCGTCGGGTCGTCGGCAGTGGTGTGCGCGCCGTAGCGGTACTGGACTGCCTCGATGAGCGTCGGCCGGAGCGTGCCGCTCTCGCCGTCGTTCTCTCCCTCCGCTTTCGCCTGTTCGGCCGCCGCCTTCGTCACCTGATACATCGCGAGTGGGTCCATCCCGTCGACGCGGACGCCCTCGAAGCCGTAGGCCTCGGCCTTCTGCGCGAACGTCGGACTCGCGGTCTGGCGTTCGGTCGGTACCGAGATGGCCCACTGGTTGTTGTGACAGACGAAGACGTTCGGCGTGTCGAAGACGCCCGCGAAGTTCATCGCCTCGTGGAAGTCGCCCTCGCTCGTCGAGCCGTCGCCGAAGTGACAGACGAACGCCTTCGACTCGCCCTTCAGCTTCGAGGCCCACGCCATGCCCACGGCGTGCGGGATGTGGTCGGCGATGGTGATATTGAGAGGAAAGACGTTGACGTCGACGATGTCGGCGTTGCCCTCCTCGTAGCCGACCCAGTAGGGGAGGTACGCTTCCAGCGCGTCACGGACGACCACCGCGCCGTGTTCGCGGTACTGGTAGAGAATCCAGTCGTCGTCCGCGATGGCGTACGTCGAGCCGACCT includes these proteins:
- a CDS encoding NAD(P)/FAD-dependent oxidoreductase, translated to MQDESVVVAGAGLAGLVAARRLAAADVDVTVYERRDEVGGRVRTERRGGYRLDRGFQVLFTAYPMVRAELDLDALDLRRFKPGANIARPDNVSALSDPLRDPTALVPSLRNPEITTTDKMRTLALRQHVTAMEEDEFFTGRDMSIRQYLREWGFSRQYVENFVAPFYGGITLDRSLGTSKHVFEYTFRALSEGGIALPADGMQAVPEQLAANARDAGAEIRLGEPVESIDDSGEGVTVTTSEGTVEAGAAIVATDPKQAHELTGVDAIPTEARSCVTQHYSLPAREAPDTGKRLLLNAGEASPNTVVNMTAVAPEYAPGDKELLNATFLGEDAQNRSAEELEAETRRVLEAWYPNEDYSDLERVETHRIPFAQFDQPPGVHETLPDTRNAGGRTYLAGDYTRWSSIQGAMRSGRDAAEAVVSDLF
- the pdhA gene encoding pyruvate dehydrogenase (acetyl-transferring) E1 component subunit alpha, with the protein product MNVDDGLVRVLDADGRVIDGASVPNLSDERLVGMYRDMRLARHFDERMVSLQRQGRVGTYAPLAGQEASQVGSTYAIADDDWILYQYREHGAVVVRDALEAYLPYWVGYEEGNADIVDVNVFPLNITIADHIPHAVGMAWASKLKGESKAFVCHFGDGSTSEGDFHEAMNFAGVFDTPNVFVCHNNQWAISVPTERQTASPTFAQKAEAYGFEGVRVDGMDPLAMYQVTKAAAEQAKAEGENDGESGTLRPTLIEAVQYRYGAHTTADDPTAYREDDEVAEWKRWDPIDRLETFLRETGRLDDERVEEIEAEVKDHVADVVATIEELEPDPDDMFEHTYAELPDHLEAQRDELRRLREQHGDEAFLRE
- a CDS encoding threonine synthase, whose translation is MNTTEAFVGLECTSCEEVFGVDTHGRCPDCGAPLDPAYDYDAVDIERADLEGRPHEGLWHFDALLPFPADAAITTAEGATPLVEAPRLASELDVGRVVIKDDGRNPTGTTLDRGFSVAMTAAKQQDAEDATIAAPGHGAQSLAAYAGRANVRHHSFVPSRSTFQNKAMTNVHGGDMRVVGGRFPDAVEAKAEQVLDGWLDLQEFTTPYRHEGAKTIAYELAAGLEWDVPDAVVVPTGTGEFLVGVEKGFRELRTLGLVDDVPRLFAAQPEGCAPIATAFERGLDAPEPWTNPDTVCGELEITDPAGGELALRALEATDGAAVAVADDDALQSAYSAARYEGIEMGVNPGVAAAGAWDLADEFGDDATVVLLNTEAGGKTADLLRSHLMGKGI